TTACAGGAAATTTCACCATCGACACTGCTAACGATCTGGCGGTGCAACTGCGGGGCGGTTCCTTGCCGTTCCCAGTGGAAGTGGTTGAAAACCGCACAGTGGGGGCCACCCTGGGGCAAGAAAGTATCCGCCGTAGTTTAGTGGCGGGGTTTGTCGGTCTAGTTCTCGTGCTAGTTTTCATGGCGGTTTACTATCGTTTGCCGGGGATAGTGGCGGATATATCCCTAATGATTTACGCCGTTTTGACCCTAGCGGCCTTTGCTTTGGTGGGGGTAACGTTGACCCTGCCTGGTATTGCCGGTTTCATTCTCAGTATCGGCATGGCGGTGGATGCCAACGTGTTGATTTTTGAGCGCACCAGGGAAGAGTTGCGGGCGGGCAACACCCTCTACCGTTCGGTGGAAGCGGGCTTTTTTCGGGCCTTTTCCAGTATTTTGGACAGTAACGTCACCACCCTCATTGCCTGTGCGGCCCTGTTTTGGTTTGGTTCCGGTCTGGTGAAAGGTTTTGCTCTCACCCTGGCGATCGGAGTCATGGTGAGTTTGTTCACCGCCCTGACCTGCAGTCGTACCCTGTTACTGGTTATTGTGCTCAGTTTGCCCAAAGTGCGTCAAAATCCCAGGCTCTTTTGCCCGAATCTATCATCGGTAACGGCTAAGTCTTAAAAGCTTTTTATTTTTCAACCCAGAATTCTGTTTGCTTTCTTTGACCAATTCTCAAAAATTATGAAATTAGACCTGTTCAAATGGGAAAAGCCAGCTTGGATCGTTTCTTCTCTCTTGGTGCTGATCAGTATTTTCGCCATGGCAATTTCCTGGGCACAATTCCAAGCTCCTTTTAGGCCAGGTCTCGATTTCGTCGGTGGTACCCGTTTGCAACTACAACTGGAATGCGCCAGCAGCAATAATTGCCCAGCGGCGATCGATGTGGCGGAGGTGCAGGATATTCTCGGCGGCGTGGGCTTAGGTAACAGTAGTGTGCAGGTAATTGAGGACTATACCCTTTCTATCCGTCAACAAACCCTGGATGTGGAACAACGGGAAGCGGTGCAAAAAGCATTGAATGAAGGCATAGGTAAGTTCGACCCGGAAACTATCCAAATTGACACCGTTGGCCCCACGGTAGGCAAAGCTTTATTCCGTTCTGGGGTGTTAGCCCTGGTGATTTCCCTGCTGGGGATTATCATCTATTTAACTATCCGTTTTCAGCTTGATTACGCTGTTTTTGCCATTATCGCCCTACTTTATGATGCCTTGATTACCATGGGAGCCTTTGCCATTTTTGGCTTAGTGGGAGGAGTGGAAGTTGATAGTCTTTTCCTGGTGGCGTTACTGACCATCATCGGCTTTTCTGTCAATGACACCGTGGTCATATACGACCGGGTGCGGGAAACCCTAGAGCGCCATTCTGACTGGGATATTAACCATGTGGTGGATGATGCAGTCAATCAAACTTTGACCCGTTCCATTAACACTTCTTTGACCACTTCTTTGCCCCTGGTAGCAATCTTTCTTTTCGGTGGTGATAGTCTCAAATTCTTTGCTTTAGCTTTGATTATTGGCTTTGCTTCCGGGGTTTATTCCAGTATTTTCATGGCCACAACCCTCTGGGCCTGGTGGCGTAAATGGCGATCGCCAAAGAATCCTCCTAGGGAAATGGTGGCGGAGGTTTAATTTTTGCGTTCCCCTGGGTGAGGCTGAGAGAGATACCTTAGACCAAAGTTAGCACCGGCGAAAAGGGACGGGAAAGGTCAAAGCCTTATGGGAAAATGGCCACAATTTAGCGTTTAGCTCCGCCGATCTCCCATGGAATTTAGCCAACTCGTAGAACGCCTACAAACCCATATCCAATGCCACAGCCTAGAAAAATTTGGCGATCGCAATCCAACCCTTGGGGGCGTTGCCGCCTTAACGGAGGCCTTGACCGGGCAAATCAGTTACGTCGATAGTGCCAAGTATGCGCCTCAAATGAAGACAACCCAGGCCAGTGCGCTAATTTTGCCCCCGGATGCAAAACTTCAAGCAGAAGCGGATGCCCAAGGTATAGCCTGGTGTGCCACTGCCCAACCCCGGCTCCTATTTGCGGCGGCGATCGCCGTTTTTTATCAACCCTATCGTCCACCGGCGGGTATCCATGCCACTGCTGTTATCGATCCCTCGGTGCATTGTGGTGAGGACGTGAGCATTGGCCCCCATGTGGTAATTTATCCCAACGTGACCCTCGGCGATCGGGTGTGCATCCACGGCAATGTGGTGATTTACCCCGGTGTGACCATTGGCAACGACAGCGTACTCCATGGTAACTGCACCATCCACGAACGAACTCAGATTGGCCAAGGTTGTGTGATCCATAGCGGAGCGGCGATCGGGGCAGAGGGTTTCGGCTTTGTGCCTACCCCCGAAGGCTGGTTCAAAATGGAACAATCCGGCCAAGTAGTTTTGGAAGACGGGGTAGAAATTGGCTGTAACAGTGCAGTAGATCGTCCCGCCGTGGGGGAAACCCGCATCGGGAAAAATACTAAACTCGACAATATGGTGCATGTGGCCCATGGTTGTCGTATTGGTGAGGCTTGTGCTCTAGCCGGCCAAGTGGGTTTAGCGGGGGGAGTTACCATCGGCAACCGGGTAATCCTCGCTGGTCAGGTGGGAGTAGCGGACAAATCCGAGATCGGTGACGGGGCGATCGCCTCGGCTCAAACGGGAATCCATGGCAAAGTGGGGCCCAAAGAAGTAGTTTGTGGCAGTCCCCATATGCCCCACAAGCTTTATCTCAAAGCCTCTGCCATCTATAAGCGTTTACCGGAAATGTACGACACCCTCAAAAAACTGAAAAAAGTTTAATACCTGCAACGAAAAACCCCATCCCAGTTACCTAGGGTGGGGAGTTTCTTTTTCTTGGTTCAATTATCTAAATCGGTCAGCCTTGCCCAAAGGGAAAATAAAGCTTTCTACTTTGCGGTGGCGGCAACTTTTACCACTTCACTAAAAGCGGCGGGGTCTAAAACAGCCAACTGGGCCAACATTTTACGGTTGATTTCAATATTGGCTTTTTTCAATTGTCCGGTCAGCTTGCTGTAGCTCATACCTTCTTGGCGAGCGGCAGCGTTGATGCGGGTAATCCACAGACGACGGAAATCCCGTTTACGCTTACGGCGATCGCGGTAGGCATTGCGTAGAGCCTTCATTACCTGTTGGTTAGCGGTGCGGAAAAGTTTGGAGTGGGAACCCCGGAAACCTTTGGCTAACTTGAGAATTTTCTTGCGGCGTTTGCGGGCAACGTTGCCCCGTTTAACTCTGGTCATAGTAACTTTAAAAAACTAAAGATAATTTCAGCTTTACCTGGGAAAGTGTTTTGGAGTTAGAACCCTAGCGGGATTTTCCCCATCCCAACTTTCCATGGCACCCAGCGGAAAAGTGAGCAAAAATAGCGCTAACTACTCAATTACATATAGGGAAGCATGAGCCGGACATTTTTCTCATCGGCTTCATGCACCAAAGCTAGGTTAGACAGACGACGATGTTTCTGTTCAGAACTCTTATGTTCCAATAGGTGATTTTTAAACGCTTTGCGACGGATAATCTTCTTGCCACTGCCGGTTGGGCGAAATCGTTTGGCGGCGGCTTTACGAGTTTTAAGTTTGGGCATAATGTGGCTGGTAATCGAACACAGTCTTCCACTATACCATGGCTAACCCTGCTGTTGGAATTTTCAGATGAATTAAGGCAATTACATGCATTTCTCCTAATCTCCCTGGGGAAAACGCTCCCACAGATCTGTGCATTGCCGCAAACTTTGGTGCTTGCCGTGGCCCAAAATGAGATGGTCCAATACCGGAATTTGCAAGTATTGGGCCCCCTGGAGTAGGAATTCTGTCAGCCTGATATCTTCCGGGCTCGGCTCTAGCCCACCGGAGGGATGGTTATGGGCCACAATCAGCCTGGTGGCACCCTGTTTGATCACCTCCCGAAAGATTTCCCTGGGGTGAATTAGGGTCTCTGTGGCGGTGCCAATGGTAATCACTTTGGTCGCCAGCAAACGGTTTTTTACGTCTAGCATGACAATGGCAAAATGTTCCTGGGTCTGCCACATCAAATCCTGGCTCAAGGCGATCGCCGCCGCTTCGGGACTATCCACCACCATTTTTTCCAAGGGACGACTCTGGAACACCCGTTTACCCAATTCTACCGCCGCTAAAATCGTGGTGGCCTTAGCGGGACCAATGCCGGGAAAAGCAATCAATTCCTGAGGGTGGATATTACGCAACACGTCCATGGGGTCCTGACGATTTTGTCCCAACTGTTGCAAAATATATTGCCCCAGACCCACCGCCGACAGCTTGCCTTTGCCTTGACCTGTGGCCAAGAGAATGGCGATCAATTCAGCATTCCCCAGATGCTTGGCCCCGTATTTGAGCAATTTTTCCCTGGGGCGTTCATCCTCCGGTAGATCGGCAATTCTCAGGCTATAACTCATTGCTTACCGCCACCGTTAAACCGCACTGGGGACAATGGCGCACCGCGTAGCGGATCTCTGCGAGATCGCCAACCCTAAGGGGATAACCACAATGGTCACAGAGGGCATGGGAGCCAACTTTTAAGCCTTCTTGCACCGCTACCCTTTCATCAAAGACAAAACATTCCCCCTGCCACAAACTTTCCTCCGGGGCAATGGTTTCTAGGTAATGCAAAATTCCCCCCCGGAGATGGTAAACCTCCGCAAATCCCTCCTCCAAGAGATAGGCACTAGCTTTTTCGCAGCGAATCCCCCCAGTGCAAAACATCGCTACTTTTTTGTTTTTTTGCTGGTCTAGATTATTCTTCACATAGTCGGGGAATTGGCGAAATTTTTTGGTACAGGGATTGACTGCCCCCTGGAAGGTGCCGATCGCCACTTCATAATCGTTGCGGGTATCAATCACCACCACATCAGGGTCTTGGAGCAATTGATTCCACTGCTGGGGCGACACATAAGTTCCCACTTGTTTTTCCGGGTTCACCTGAGGCTGGCCAAGGCTGACAATTTCCGGCTTAATTTTCACCTTCATTCGTTGGAAAGGTATGGTTTTTGCCCAGGAATGACGTTGGGGCACACTGGTTAGGCCCAAATCCGCTGCCATAATTTTGACCATTTCTTCGATGGCTGCCGACTCACCAGCAATTGTGGCATTGACCCCTTCCTCTGCCAACAAAATAGTTCCCTTTAGCCCCAGGCGATCGCCCAACTCCTGCCAACGGCTTTGCTTCTCTGCCAAACAATTGAGCCGGGTAAAATGGTAAAAAGTTGTTACCTGATAAGCCATAGGAAAGCGGAAAAATCCTTGCTTGTTGTGAACTTCTATGGCTATAATAGCTGAGGTTTGTTACCAAAGGGCGTAACATGCACCAGTTCACGGGGGTTTAGCTCAGTTGGTAGAGCGCCTGCTTTGCAAGCAGGATGTCAGCGGTTCGAGTCCGCTAATCTCCATACTTTTTCGAGCCGGTTTTCAGATATTCCTGGCTGTTGTTTTTTGGCTAGGTCTGAAGATTGCGCCCTAGATATACTAGGAGTAGCCCTGTTGAGGAGGAATAAATGGCAACAATTGAAACTGACTTAAAAGACATTTTAGCCAAAATTGACGAGAGACTAGACCGGATTGAGCGAAAGCTGGAAGCCCTTCCACGCATAGAAGAGAAGTTGGAAGGCTTGAATGGTCGAGTTAATCGCCTAGAGGACAGTCAAAACCGTCAGATATGGGCATTACATTGATTGTGGCCATTATCGGGGCAATGATTGCTGCTGCTGTGAGATTTGGCTTTACGTCCAACCCCTAAGTATAATCTTTTGCTTTGTAGGTACTTGCCCGATTGTACCCGGTGGCTAGAGTTTCATTGATTGCCAACTCCAATAGTTCAAGTCCCCTAATCTCCATCCTCATCAACACTGATAGCCGTGATGGGTAAATTCAGACCCCGCAGTAATTCCTGATAGGCTTGCCACTCCCAAAAAGGTTCTGGTTCTTGTCGGTGTACCGCCACAATTTCTTGGCTCAGGCGCAACACCAATTCTCGGTCTTCCTGTTTGGGAATTTCTTCCGTTAAGTTAGCAAAGTCCACTTCAACCCCCTGCAACAAATAATCTTGCAACTCCTGTCGCAGATGCTGAGGATCAGATCCACTGCCTTTAAACACCTGACTGAGGTTATCTAAAATAATCGCCATTTCTGTCTCAGAAATTTTGCCGTCGGCGGCGGCGACAGCGGCCACTGTGCGAAGAATTTTAAACTGTTGGGGGGAAAGGCTGGGGGCTTCTCCTAAATACACTTCAATTACTTTGGGATCATTTTGAATCTGGTCCATGTTACCTTCACACAATACTGAACCCTGATGGAGTACTGTCACCTTGCGGGCAATTTGGCGCACAAACTCCATATCATGTTCAATCACAATGATGGAATGGCTTTCCGCCAGGGCCAAGAGCAAATCCCCCACATTTTCCGTTTCTTCATCAGTCAATCCCGCCACCGGCTCATCCACCAACAATAAAGTGGGGGACTGGGCCACCAACATGCCAATTTCAAGCCGTTGTTTTTCGCCGTGGGAGAGTAGGGCCGCCGCCAAGTGAGCTTTGGGGGTCAGGCCAATGGTTTCCAACAGTCCTCCCACACTGCGCTGCTCAGCTCCGGTAGCCTGTCCCATCAAAGTACCCCAAACGGACTTTTTTCGGTTTACCGCCAAGTCCAAATTTTCCGCCACCGTCAGATTGAGATAGACCCTAGGAGTTTGAAATTTCCGCCCCACCCCCAGACGGGCAATGCGATATTCCGGAATTTTACGAATGTCTTTGCCTTGGAATAGGACCCGGCCTTCCGTTGGTTGAACTTTACCGGTGATCACGTCTAAAAAAGTTGTTTTTCCTGCGCCGTTGGGGCCAATAATTACCCGCAATTCCCCCGGATTCATGGAAAAAGTCAAATGGTTGAGGGCCCTAAAGCCGTCAAAGCTCACCGTCAGGTCTTGAATTTCTAAGATTTTGCTGGTCATGGGCAATGGGGACAACCTAAAAATTTTGGCAGGACAAGGCTGGGACAAACATTCCTGCTTGTCAATTCAAACAAGGGGCGAGGCGGAAAACTGTTTACCAGGAACGAAATTTTTTGCACTACTACAGTCTTGTAAGTATTTTGCCAAATTTGACTGCCATCGAAAACCACAAGTCCCCTCAGCTATCTTGCCGGGAATTCGGAGGAAACGCCACCTTCAGGACCGCTACCATCTAAATTTTCATCATCACTTTCTAAATCTGCCTGTTGCCAATCCGCTGGCGATCGCCTGGTCAATTCTTCCAGAGAACGGGGCACTAGACTAACTTGTTGGCTTTCTGCCGGGATATCAGCATTCTCCACCGGGTTAACCAGAGCGTAGAGAGAATTCCCTGCAAAGTCGGGGTTACCTAACTGGAGACGGTGGGTTTTACCATTGACCAATTGAATAGTTAACTCTGTCCCGGCAGGATTAAGGCCGTAGTCCGTTAATTCCGCTGTGGGCACCTCAAAATCCCGGTCGTTCTGACTGCCCAAGACCACACTGAGCAAAAAATCTACCGCCGGACCACTCACGGCCGCTGGCTGGGGATTATCCATCAACCAAACAGAGTCACCATTATTATCTTTCCCCCGGCGATAGATTTTGATCTCTGCTCGGTTCGGCTCAGACTGGGTAATGGTGATGGATTGCACCAAATCAGCACTGAAATCAAAATGGCGATTTACAGAGGGACTTTGGACAGTAGTTGTACCCTCTTCAGGAGTGCGACTCATTTCCCAGGCCACTACGCCCAACCCCAGCATTAAGGCCACTGTCCAGAGCAACCAAGTCCCCCGTTTCAGTTTCAGTACCATAGGTCAAGCCCATAACCATTAGCCAATCTAGGGCGATCCGGGGGCTGGGGCTATCGCCGGTTCAGTCTGCTGTTGCTGCATTTCCATTAGTCGTTGCTGTTGCAGTTGCTTGAACTGGTCTGCGGCTTTATTGATATTTCTCTGGGTATCCTCAGCAAAGTCTGACCCATTACGGGTGCGACTCAAATTGGCATTGTGAATCAACGACATGGGATCGAATCCCCCTCCCAAACCCTGCTTACTGGGGTCAACGTTGTTGGAAACAAAGGGATCTTCTCCAGGGACAGTGCCGGTGGATTGACCCTGAACGGGGGCGAAACTGAACAGGCCAGTGGTGAGGGCACTGAGGGCTAAACAGCGGGTTATTTGGGCTGTCTTCATGGTCATCAGGCTCCAAGTGGTTAATTGGTCTAAAACTTTACAGCTCAATGTTGCCGAGATACGGTTGTTGAACAAATACGATCAGCTATGATCAACAGACAAAATCACAAAAAGCGACGTTTGAGCAAAGGTTGGATTAATAACAATACTAAACCATCAAACAAAACTAACACCCCCAATACCTGGGCGAAATTCAAACTGAACCAAGGGGCAGTCAAAACCGTACTATCCAAACCCCAGTTGCCATTCAGGTAAATGTAACGGATTGGTTCGATGGCATAGGTTAATGGATTTAAACTGGCCACCACCTGCAACCAATGGGCCATGAAGTCCAAAGGAGCAAGGGCAGTACTGGCGAAGAGTAGGGGTAAATTAGTGACAAAAATTACCGCAATCAATTCAATGTGGCCCGGCAGGGCAAAGGCTAAACCTAAACTTAGGGCCGTTACCCCCAACACGATTAGGAAAACAATCAGGGCAATCATTCCCAAACCAAAGCTATTGGGTAAACCAGCTCCCAGCAGAGCACTGGCCCCGACAATCACTGCTGCTTGGATCAGGCTCAGACTGATGATATACACCGTGGAGGCGGCCACAATGGAGTAGCGAGAGGCCAAGGGAGCAACCAGCAAGCGATTCAAAAAACCAAATTCCCGATCAAACATCACCGGTAGACCGGCATTCAAAGCCCCTGAAAAGGCAGTAAAAACAATAATGCCCGGTGCTAGAAATTGGGCATAGTTGAGGTCATTACCAAATAGGCCCTGGGGCGCATTGAGAAATAGGGCACCAAATAGCACTAACCACATAAACGGCTGAATGATCCCTGCCACTAGGGTGGTAGGCCGCCGTTGCAGTTGGATAAATAACCTCTTAGTTAGGGCAATGGTTTCTTGGAAAAACTCCACCGTTAAGCTGGGGGGATTGGCCGGGGCGGCCTGAGGAGCTAGCAGGGAAGTGATTTTGGGAGGGGTGAGGGTTTGACTCATAAAACTTTGGGGCTTGACGGCAGTTTAATTGACTTTGCTGAATTTGCACACACTGGGGCAGAGTTTTACCTTGGTGACCATGGTAGGGAATTTTTTTCGCCCTTGCTTTGATCGTTCAGGAAAAGTCTCCGGGAGATTGATTGACACCGTGGTTAACTAGCTTTCATCGCTTGTTTTTTTTCTGCTTTGAGATCCCGTTGGGCAGCAGCGGCCAAGTCCGCATCCATCAGGGTTTTGCCGGTGGCCGCTAGGTACACATCATCCAAACTAGGTCGGGATTGGGCCAAGCTGAAAATCGGTAAACCGTCAGCGAGTAGGGCTTTTTCGATCTGACTGAGGGGATTACTCTGGGGCGTCACCACCAGATTGAGGGAATTGCCTTGGGCTTGGTTGACAATCACTTCCTGAACGAAAGCTAGGGAGCGGAGAATTTGGCTAGCTTTTTCTGCTTCCTGGTCTGCCGTAAATTCCTTAATTCTGAGGGTGACCCTGTCCCCCCCTACCCGGTCTTTTAGTTCCGTGGGGGTGCCGGTGGCGATAACTGTGCCCTGGTCAATGATGGCTAGGCGATCGGCTAGGGCATCAATTTCCTCCAGGTAATGGCTTGTAATTACTACCGTAGTGCCTGCATCTCGCAATTGGCGCAAAAATTCCCAGAGAATAAAGCGACTTTCAATGTCTAGCCCCACCGATGGTTCATCCAACACCAACACCGTTGGTTGATGGAGTAAACCTGCTGCTAGGTCCAAACGTTTTTTTAGCCCGCCGGAATAAGTTCCAGTTTTCTGATCTGCATAGGCTGTTAAGCCCAAAATATCTAAAAGTTGGTCGATGCGTTTTTGAGAGCTAATGGCATCAAGATGGTAGAGGGAAGCTTGTAGTTGCAACAATTCTCGACCTGTTAAGATTTTATCTATGGCAACTTCCTGGGCCACATAGCCTAAACGGCGCCGGGCCTGGCGGGGATCGCTTAATACGTTTACGCCATCAATCCACAGTTCCCCTCCGTCTGGTTTGGCTAGAGTACATAAGCAACGGATAGTGGTGGTCTTACCGGCACCGTTGGGACCAAGTAAACCAAATATCTCTCCCCTGGGCACCGCAAAGGAAATGTCCTTCACCGCAGGGATAGCACCGTACTTTTTTCGGAGTTGTTTGACTTGAACAGCAACGCCCATGAGGTAACTCTTTCCCATTTAGTCTGCAACTTTTCTTAACATTATCCCTGATATGGTCGGTTTTGCCCTCCCGGTTTGAACTTTAATGAGCACCCTCCTTGGAATCCTCGCAATTTTGTCAGCGGCGGCAGCGGCGGGGATGCGCATTGCCCTACCGTTGTTAATAGTTGGTCTAATCCAAGGTCAGTTATGGTCGGAAGTGCCCCTACTCTGGAGGGTTAATCCCCAGGTGGTAGTGGCGGTGTTGACCAGTTGGTCTTTGTTTGAATTGTTTGGCTCAAAAAAGTTGCTGGGCCAGAGAGTTCTACAAATTGTGCAATTGTTGTTCACTCCCCTAGTGGGGGCAATGATGGCCATCACTGTCGCTAGATTATTGACTTCAGAGTTGGCTTCACAATTGGAAATGGATTTTCGTTTTCCTCCCCTATGGGTGGTGGGGGCGATCGGTTCCCTCTTTGCTCTGGCCATAAGGCTAGTGGCGATCGGTTGGTTTTTTCGCTTGCGGGGGTTGCCCTTTTGGGTAACAGTTTTAGAGGATTTATTCTCGGTGGGACTGGTACTATTCGCTTTCAAAGCTCCCAAAAATGGTGGCTTAATCGCGATTTTGCTGTTGTGGATTGTTGTCCGCAGTTCCACTGCCTGGAGAACCTGGTTTTTGGCCAACCACAGTCGCGACCAGCCATCCGAACCTAAAAATCGCCAATGATTCTGTTTAGAGTTTTCGGCCAACTTTTCAAGCAGTAATATTCTCCAGCATTAATTTAGAGCGCCTGACCGCATCTGGCACAGTGATGGGGTATCTTCCATTGAAGCAGGCAGAACAAAAATGGGAAATATCTTCGCCGGTGCACAACAACATGCCTTCCTGGGAAAGATAAGCGAGGGAGTCCACTTCAATTTGCTCAGCAATCTCCGCCACTGTCAGTCTGGCCGCAATTAGTTGATCTTGACTGTCGGTATCAATGCCATAGAAGCAAGGATGGGTCACTGGCGGAGAAGAAATCCGCATATGTACCTCTGTTGCTCCAGCTTCCCGTAACGCTCGGACAATTTTGCGACTAGTGGTGCCCCGCACAATAGAGTCATCGACGATAATGATCCGTTTACCGGCCAATACGTCTTTGAGAGGATTGAGTTTCATGCGGATGCCGTGCTCTCGCATATGTTGGGTGGGTTGGATAAAGGTACGCCCCACGTAACGATTTTTGATTAAACCTTCGGCATAGGGAATACCGGAAGCTTGGGAAAAGCCGATCGCCGCTGGAATACCGGAATCGGGTACCCCCATCACGAGATCAGCATCCACAGGGGATTCTTTGGCTAAATGTTTGCCAATGCGCATGCGATAGGTGTAGAGGCTTTCATCGTTAACCACGCTATCCGGGCGAGAAAAATAAATCATCTCGAACACACAGAGTTTACGGTCAGCGCTTTCGGCTAATCGATGGGAAACTAGGCCAGATTCGGTGATATGGACCAATTCTCCGGCTTCCACCGTGCGCACATAGGTGGCACCGATGATGTCCAGGGCACAGGTTTCCGATGCCAATACATAGCGGGGAGTTTCTTCTTCTAACACACCGATCACCAGGGGGCGAATGCCATGGGGATCCCTGACTCCAATGATTCCCTCCGGTGTGCCGATCACTAAGCTATAGGCTCCCGCACAAAGGGTCAGGGCCGCAATGGTGCCTTCCACCCAGTCTTTGCCTTTATCCACCTCATTGGCGATCGCCACTGCAATCATTTCCGAATCGGTGGTGGTGACAAAGTCCTCACAGCCCCTTTCCGCTAAAGCTTCTCGCAACTGGTTAGTGTTAACCAAATTGCCATTGTGGGCCAGGGCCAGGGGACCCAAACGGGTAGGGAGCACTGCCGGTTGAGCATTGACCCGATGGCTGGATCCCGTGGTGGAGTAGCGGGTGTGGCCCACAGCCAGAGTACCCACCATTTCATTCAGTTTAGATTCTTGAAAAACCTGGGACACTAGCCCCATATCCTTGTGGCAGTGAACCGTTGTCCCGGCAAAAGTGGCAATACCCGCCGACTCCTGACCCCGATGTTGCAGGGCATAAAGTCCAAAATAGGTCAATTTGGCCACCGCTTCTTCAGGGGCGTAAATGCCAAACACCCCACATGCTTCTTCTGGTTTATCGGCATGGTGGCCAGACAAAGGCTGACCATCATTCAACTCAGTCAAATCACTGGAGGGGGGAAACATGGCGGCAATCTTCCTGGATCAGGGTAGAGAAAAACGGGTACAGAAACTAAATCTTAGACTATGGGAATTGGTGGATTCC
The genomic region above belongs to Synechocystis sp. PCC 6803 substr. PCC-P and contains:
- the secF gene encoding protein translocase subunit SecF, with the translated sequence MKLDLFKWEKPAWIVSSLLVLISIFAMAISWAQFQAPFRPGLDFVGGTRLQLQLECASSNNCPAAIDVAEVQDILGGVGLGNSSVQVIEDYTLSIRQQTLDVEQREAVQKALNEGIGKFDPETIQIDTVGPTVGKALFRSGVLALVISLLGIIIYLTIRFQLDYAVFAIIALLYDALITMGAFAIFGLVGGVEVDSLFLVALLTIIGFSVNDTVVIYDRVRETLERHSDWDINHVVDDAVNQTLTRSINTSLTTSLPLVAIFLFGGDSLKFFALALIIGFASGVYSSIFMATTLWAWWRKWRSPKNPPREMVAEV
- the lpxD gene encoding UDP-3-O-(3-hydroxymyristoyl)glucosamine N-acyltransferase translates to MEFSQLVERLQTHIQCHSLEKFGDRNPTLGGVAALTEALTGQISYVDSAKYAPQMKTTQASALILPPDAKLQAEADAQGIAWCATAQPRLLFAAAIAVFYQPYRPPAGIHATAVIDPSVHCGEDVSIGPHVVIYPNVTLGDRVCIHGNVVIYPGVTIGNDSVLHGNCTIHERTQIGQGCVIHSGAAIGAEGFGFVPTPEGWFKMEQSGQVVLEDGVEIGCNSAVDRPAVGETRIGKNTKLDNMVHVAHGCRIGEACALAGQVGLAGGVTIGNRVILAGQVGVADKSEIGDGAIASAQTGIHGKVGPKEVVCGSPHMPHKLYLKASAIYKRLPEMYDTLKKLKKV
- the rplT gene encoding 50S ribosomal protein L20 yields the protein MTRVKRGNVARKRRKKILKLAKGFRGSHSKLFRTANQQVMKALRNAYRDRRKRKRDFRRLWITRINAAARQEGMSYSKLTGQLKKANIEINRKMLAQLAVLDPAAFSEVVKVAATAK
- the rpmI gene encoding 50S ribosomal protein L35, translated to MPKLKTRKAAAKRFRPTGSGKKIIRRKAFKNHLLEHKSSEQKHRRLSNLALVHEADEKNVRLMLPYM
- the radC gene encoding DNA repair protein RadC; its protein translation is MSYSLRIADLPEDERPREKLLKYGAKHLGNAELIAILLATGQGKGKLSAVGLGQYILQQLGQNRQDPMDVLRNIHPQELIAFPGIGPAKATTILAAVELGKRVFQSRPLEKMVVDSPEAAAIALSQDLMWQTQEHFAIVMLDVKNRLLATKVITIGTATETLIHPREIFREVIKQGATRLIVAHNHPSGGLEPSPEDIRLTEFLLQGAQYLQIPVLDHLILGHGKHQSLRQCTDLWERFPQGD
- a CDS encoding rhodanese-related sulfurtransferase; this translates as MAYQVTTFYHFTRLNCLAEKQSRWQELGDRLGLKGTILLAEEGVNATIAGESAAIEEMVKIMAADLGLTSVPQRHSWAKTIPFQRMKVKIKPEIVSLGQPQVNPEKQVGTYVSPQQWNQLLQDPDVVVIDTRNDYEVAIGTFQGAVNPCTKKFRQFPDYVKNNLDQQKNKKVAMFCTGGIRCEKASAYLLEEGFAEVYHLRGGILHYLETIAPEESLWQGECFVFDERVAVQEGLKVGSHALCDHCGYPLRVGDLAEIRYAVRHCPQCGLTVAVSNEL
- the urtD gene encoding urea ABC transporter ATP-binding protein UrtD, translated to MTSKILEIQDLTVSFDGFRALNHLTFSMNPGELRVIIGPNGAGKTTFLDVITGKVQPTEGRVLFQGKDIRKIPEYRIARLGVGRKFQTPRVYLNLTVAENLDLAVNRKKSVWGTLMGQATGAEQRSVGGLLETIGLTPKAHLAAALLSHGEKQRLEIGMLVAQSPTLLLVDEPVAGLTDEETENVGDLLLALAESHSIIVIEHDMEFVRQIARKVTVLHQGSVLCEGNMDQIQNDPKVIEVYLGEAPSLSPQQFKILRTVAAVAAADGKISETEMAIILDNLSQVFKGSGSDPQHLRQELQDYLLQGVEVDFANLTEEIPKQEDRELVLRLSQEIVAVHRQEPEPFWEWQAYQELLRGLNLPITAISVDEDGD
- a CDS encoding ABC transporter permease; the encoded protein is MSQTLTPPKITSLLAPQAAPANPPSLTVEFFQETIALTKRLFIQLQRRPTTLVAGIIQPFMWLVLFGALFLNAPQGLFGNDLNYAQFLAPGIIVFTAFSGALNAGLPVMFDREFGFLNRLLVAPLASRYSIVAASTVYIISLSLIQAAVIVGASALLGAGLPNSFGLGMIALIVFLIVLGVTALSLGLAFALPGHIELIAVIFVTNLPLLFASTALAPLDFMAHWLQVVASLNPLTYAIEPIRYIYLNGNWGLDSTVLTAPWFSLNFAQVLGVLVLFDGLVLLLIQPLLKRRFL
- a CDS encoding ABC transporter ATP-binding protein; the encoded protein is MGVAVQVKQLRKKYGAIPAVKDISFAVPRGEIFGLLGPNGAGKTTTIRCLCTLAKPDGGELWIDGVNVLSDPRQARRRLGYVAQEVAIDKILTGRELLQLQASLYHLDAISSQKRIDQLLDILGLTAYADQKTGTYSGGLKKRLDLAAGLLHQPTVLVLDEPSVGLDIESRFILWEFLRQLRDAGTTVVITSHYLEEIDALADRLAIIDQGTVIATGTPTELKDRVGGDRVTLRIKEFTADQEAEKASQILRSLAFVQEVIVNQAQGNSLNLVVTPQSNPLSQIEKALLADGLPIFSLAQSRPSLDDVYLAATGKTLMDADLAAAAQRDLKAEKKQAMKAS
- a CDS encoding DUF4126 domain-containing protein, producing MSTLLGILAILSAAAAAGMRIALPLLIVGLIQGQLWSEVPLLWRVNPQVVVAVLTSWSLFELFGSKKLLGQRVLQIVQLLFTPLVGAMMAITVARLLTSELASQLEMDFRFPPLWVVGAIGSLFALAIRLVAIGWFFRLRGLPFWVTVLEDLFSVGLVLFAFKAPKNGGLIAILLLWIVVRSSTAWRTWFLANHSRDQPSEPKNRQ